The genomic stretch TAATACGGATGACTGACCTGTCTCTCTAAACTCTTCAATTACCGTCGCCGTACCTTTTCCAATTCCTTGTAGAGCTGTTACGTCTCCAATGTCGCTTAGGCTACGCTCATCGCTTTCAAGAGCTGCAGCAGCTTTACGAAAAGCAGAAATTTTAAATGGATTATCCCCTTTTAACTCCATATATATAGCAATAGTCTCCAAAAGTTTAATAACATCTTTTTTATTCATTATTCAACCTCGATTCAAGATTTATATGTATGAGTACCGTCTATCTTTATCTTTACTATTTTGACACTAAAAAGCTTTATTTACGTTTAGTCCTTCTTCATTATTGTAAAACAAAAAAAGAGGATTTCAAAAGTATTATGCCACTTCTGAGCAATCCTCTCCACTGTCTATTTAAATTAATTACTTATACCATACCGTATTCTGTCCACAAATCTTGAATAACAGATGATAGATAAGGTGTATTTTCTACAATATTTGTAGCAATTGCCGACTGCTGAATCGCCATTTGTACGTCATTTACAGGAAGAACAGCTCCAAGATATAGTAAAATGAATACAAGAACGTAAACCTCTACAAATCCTAATGCTCCTCCTCCCCATCTATTCAACTGACGTAAAATTGGAAGGTCCGTTAAAGCAGTTAGTACAGAACCAACCATACGTAAAACAAGACGGGTTACAAAGAACAAAATCGCAAAGGCAATCATGCGGTAAAACGCATCTTCAAGAAACGCAGGATCTAGTACAAATGAAGCAACGCTTTGCTGTTGCATATTTGGAAACGGAATTAACAAACGTAGTCGAGGTGCTAAATCTGCGCTAAAAATATAGGCCACAATAAACGCTACGGCAAAACTCACAAGATGAACAATTTGTAGTATCAGCCCGCGTTTTAATCCAGTAACAAATCCCAACAGCAGCAGGATAACTAAAATAATGTCTAACATTAGAAGTCTCATTCCTCTTTCCGATGAAGTTTTTTTTCTAACATTTCATATTCTTCTTTGAGCTTTACATACTCATTTACAATATTGACCGCAGTTAGAACAGCTAGTTTATTAATGTCTAAATACGGATTCTTTTTGCTAATCTCCCTCATTTTATCATCAACGATAGAAGCCACTAGTCGAATATGACTAGTACTTTCTGTTCCAACAA from Bacillus sp. 1780r2a1 encodes the following:
- the zapA gene encoding cell division protein ZapA → MSGQDKTRATVDIYGQPYKIVGTESTSHIRLVASIVDDKMREISKKNPYLDINKLAVLTAVNIVNEYVKLKEEYEMLEKKLHRKEE
- a CDS encoding CvpA family protein, whose amino-acid sequence is MLDIILVILLLLGFVTGLKRGLILQIVHLVSFAVAFIVAYIFSADLAPRLRLLIPFPNMQQQSVASFVLDPAFLEDAFYRMIAFAILFFVTRLVLRMVGSVLTALTDLPILRQLNRWGGGALGFVEVYVLVFILLYLGAVLPVNDVQMAIQQSAIATNIVENTPYLSSVIQDLWTEYGMV